In one window of Primulina tabacum isolate GXHZ01 chromosome 8, ASM2559414v2, whole genome shotgun sequence DNA:
- the LOC142553636 gene encoding uncharacterized protein LOC142553636 isoform X1 — MYKLSVLGNNDIDDVRWLCSLTESELDLLMGLKNLVYLRAKKIGHEDIAKKFDLRMLRTLSFNFMENLEGRLKDLLGTTGFGSNISSQNLSGDFGSMTIEDLYPFICSDKRKRIADMFSLDMSANLKQKTGN, encoded by the exons ATGTATAAGCTAAGCGTGCTAGGGAATAATGATATAGACGATGTCCGCTGGCTTTGCTCTTTAACGGAATCTGAATTG GATTTATTGATGGGTTTAAAAAATTTGGTCTATCTTCGCGCGAAGAAGATTGGTCATGAGGATATAGCGAAGAAATTTGACCTACGGATGCTTCGAACCCTCA GTTTCAATTTCATGGAAAATTTGGAAGGACGGCTTAAGGATTTACTGGGGACTACAGGTTTTGGATCTAATATATCGAGTCAGAATCTCAGTGGTGATTTTGGTAGTATGACCATTGAGGATTTATATCCATTCATCTGTTCTGATAAGAGGAAAAGAATTGCTGATAT GTTTTCTCTGGATATGTCTGCAAATTTAAAGCAGAAGACCGGCAACTAA
- the LOC142554509 gene encoding transcription factor BEE 3-like, whose translation MANHFLSGLQTHKQVFSLSDIDPSIEFLHHFSGLNPSHQESFASNFQSLIGFPNHNPFPRLSDDTGKSESFPGLYMQDNSSVVVLPAATNQTISNENNRREKKRKAIVANTPHSTSANSSPQVSANGKMAKNNSRKGKKVKNTENEKPREVVHVRAKRGQATDSHSLAERVRREKINERLRCLQDIVPGCYKTMGMAVMLDEIINYVQSLQNQVEFLSMKLTAASTANDFSPDIDFIEAMQGLPLYILQKAKAPFEALEIQDVARQGPSPAQFAPSYLNFEVYPQLPDKNS comes from the exons ATGGCAAATCACTTCTTATCAGGCTTGCAAACCCATAAACAGGTATTCTCTTTATCAGACATTGATCCAAGCATTGAATTCTTGCACCATTTTTCGGGGCTAAATCCAAGTCATCAAGAATCCTTTGCCTCAAACTTTCAAAGCTTGATTGGTTTTCCCAATCATAATCCTTTCCCTCGTCTATCGGATGACACTGGGAAATCGGAATCTTTCCCTGGATTATATATGCAAGATAATAGCTCGGTGGTGGTGCTCCCGGCTGCTACTAATCAAACTATCTCGAACGAGAACAATCgtagagaaaagaaaaggaaagcaATAGTTGCAAACACCCCTCATAGTACCTCAGCAAATTCATCCCCTCAAGTGTCTGCAAATGGAAAAATGGCGAAAAAT AATTCAAGAAAAGGGAAGAAAGTGAAAAACACTGAAAATGAAAAGCCAAGGGAAGTGGTACACGTTAGAGCCAAAAGGGGCCAAGCTACTGATAGCCACAGTTTAGCAGAAAGA GTAAGAAGAGAAAAAATCAATGAGAGATTGAGATGTCTGCAAGACATTGTTCCAGGATGTTATAAG ACAATGGGAATGGCAGTAATGTTGGATGAGATAATCAACTATGTTCAGTCTCTACAGAATCAGGTAGAG TTCCTGTCAATGAAGCTCACAGCAGCAAGCACAGCTAATGACTTCAGTCCAGACATAGATTTCATAGAGGCCATGCAAGGACTTCCTCTGTATATCTTGCAGAAAGCAaaggcaccatttgaagcactcGAGATTCAAGATGTAGCAAGACAGGGACCTTCCCCCGCGCAGTTTGCTCCATCATATCTCAATTTTGAGGTTTATCCACAATTGCCAGATAAGAACAGTTGA
- the LOC142553636 gene encoding uncharacterized protein LOC142553636 isoform X2, which produces MYKLSVLGNNDIDDVRWLCSLTESELDLLMGLKNLVYLRAKKIGHEDIAKKFDLRMLRTLSFNFMENLEGRLKDLLGTTGFGSNISSQNLSGDFGSMTIEDLYPFICSDKRKRIADM; this is translated from the exons ATGTATAAGCTAAGCGTGCTAGGGAATAATGATATAGACGATGTCCGCTGGCTTTGCTCTTTAACGGAATCTGAATTG GATTTATTGATGGGTTTAAAAAATTTGGTCTATCTTCGCGCGAAGAAGATTGGTCATGAGGATATAGCGAAGAAATTTGACCTACGGATGCTTCGAACCCTCA GTTTCAATTTCATGGAAAATTTGGAAGGACGGCTTAAGGATTTACTGGGGACTACAGGTTTTGGATCTAATATATCGAGTCAGAATCTCAGTGGTGATTTTGGTAGTATGACCATTGAGGATTTATATCCATTCATCTGTTCTGATAAGAGGAAAAGAATTGCTGATATGTAA
- the LOC142553638 gene encoding uncharacterized protein LOC142553638, producing MAKRKKTKAKRKKTKAEKYCQEGTDSGMKMIRPPYMPSDNRNSDIVFGEREIPQWEKDFCLEVGLFTWKHFLEAKQHTKNHHKVLRWDDSAAEEAFSVAKCRYLARINDLPYADIRLLMDPNMFIDEIKWDDDLHTQLSRQKAIWAKLEKEDEEKDYLLYSQLIELVRSCQASEI from the exons ATGGCGAAAAGGAAGAAGACAAAGGCGAAGAGGAAGAAAACAAAGGCGGAAAAATATTGTCAAGAAGGTACTGACAGCGGAATGAAGATGATACGTCCGCCATACATGCCGAGTGATAACAGAAATTCAGATATCG TGTTCGGGGAAAGGGAGATACCGCAATGGGAAAAAGATTTCTGCCTGGAAGTCGGTTTGTTTACATGGAAACATTTCCTGGAAGCCAAGCAGCACACGAAGAATCATCACAAAGTCCTGCGTTGGGATGATTCAGCAGCCGAGGAAGCATTCTCTGTTGCCAAATGCCGGTATTTGGCCCGAATCAACGACCTCCCATATGCCGATATCAGGCTACTGATGGATCCTAATATGTTCATTGATGAAATCAAATGGGATGATGATTTGCATACACAACTGTCACGTCAGAAGGCAATCTGGGCCAAACTTGAAAAGGAAGACGAAGAAAAAGATTATCTTTTGTATAGTCAGTTGATCGAACTAGTACGTTCATGCCAGGCGAGTGAAATTTGA